TTCGTTTTGAAGCGTTCAACCCATGCCAGGGCGAATTGTTGTAGCCCCCCACCCGAGTCACCCAGAAAACATCCTGCTTATCAGTATAGGCGATCTCACGTTGGCTACCAGGCTCGAGGTGCATGCTTGGCAGTGTTGCAGTAGAGTCGGAGGAACAGGCCATCAGCAAAAGGATCAGGGGAAAATAGAATATCCTTTGATGATCCTTGACCCAGCTCATCAAAAATGGGTAACCATATTTTAGTCTAGTCCAGGGTTGTTTGATACATGCTTTCATCAGGCTCTCTTCCAATAATTACCCCGGCCTTCAGGGGCTGTGTGAGAATAAGGACAACGCTTATCCCATGCTTTAGCTTGGGGGCATGATAACCTACTGTTTCTTTGGGCTATAGCCCAGTATTGTTGGGTTAAAGCCCTCCTTTTTAATGTTTTTATAACCCCCAGGCTGAAGCCTGGGGTAAGTATCAATAGTAACAGCACTATACGTAGATAACTAAAGCTAATATTGGCAAATAATTATTCCATTGTAATGAAGTTTTCACACAGCCTCTTCAGGCCGGGGCTATAGACCATGGTAAGCATCTATTTAATCAACATCACCTTCTGAACCTGGCGAAATTCCGGAGTTCGTAATTCAATAAAATAGATTCCGGCAGCTATACTTTGACCTTGCTGATCAACACCATTCCAACTGAACTCGTGTGACCCGGCCACATAATGGGTGACACTTTCAGGTGTGGACCATATTTCCCGGCCTCGCACATCATAAATATTGATTCCGACCAAGGCGGCTTCCGGCAAGTCAAAGCGAAGCGTCGTTCTGGGATTGAAGGGATTGGGGAAAGCTGCATGCAGGGCGAATTCCAGAGGCAGATTCACAGCCTGATCCACCCCTACCCAATAGCGTTCATTGGTGAATATCCTGGCTGAGGAGGCTGGGATCGTGTAGGATCCATAATAGTTGGATTCAATGGTCAGTGTGTCATCCTGAGTATATTCATACCAGGTTCCAGCCCAGGGGAATTCCAGATCCAGCACTTGATCTGAGCTGTTAAAATTTATGGCAACCACAACACCAGGAGCTCCATCCAGAGTTCGGTGGTGAACGATTACCTTCTGTGCGTTGGATTTAAACACCACATCAATATTGTTGGATCTCAGGGCGGCATAATTTTGACGGAGCCATATCATTTCCTGATATTTGAACCACAGGGTCTCAAGCACGGGATCCTCCAGATAATGCCAGCGAACCGGATTGTGACTCAGAGTGCGTTCTGTATCCATCCCCAATTCGGCACCCATATAGAACATTGGTATGCCCGTACTGGTGAACAGAACTTGGGCGGCGAGTTCAGCTTTGTTGAGAGCTTGCTCATAGCTTAGACCATTGGTCTGAACCTCAAAAATGATCCTTTGTTCATCATGGCTCTCCACATAATTCACACAGGCCTCCCCATCTTGGAAACCATCAGCGGAATAGTCGATCCCGCGTTCAGTCTTATCCATATCCCACCAATGAGAGCCTTCAAAATCTCCCTGGCGAAGATTGGCTTTCATCTGATCATGAAAAGCATCGTGCCAATGCGATCGAATATGAGTCGTGAAGATCAAACTGCCAATATCAGAGTCAAAATGCTCGGCGATCTGAACCACTTCATTGTCTTCCAGATAGGCCTGGTTGGAAAAATAACTTACACCAAAATCGCTGGCTCCACTCCAGCCGATCCCTGGCGTATGGTCATACCGATACCCATCCACATGATACTCACTGATCCAATGCCGGACGGTTCGGGCAGTCAACACCCGTGTTCCAGTGCGACCATGATCGAAATCAGGAAAACCCCAGGCATTGCCTTCAGCGTGCATGTAGGGTGAATGTTCGTAGTCATTCCCATACATTTGCTCATAAGGAGACGTGCCATCTGCATGATTAAATACCAGATCAACCAGGACAGATATCCCTCTGGCATGGGCTTCGTTCACAAATATTTTCATCTGTTCAGGAGTACCATAAGATGACTCCAAGGCCATGAAGAAGGCTGGGTTGTAGCCCCATGAGTTATCCCCTGAGAATTCTGTAGGAGGCAACAGTTCGATGGCATTGATACCCAGATCAGCCAGGTAATCCAGCTTGGCAGTCATTCCTTCAATATCACCGGATTCAGTAAAATCACGGATCAACGTTTCATAAATGATCAGATCCTTCATTGCCGGTCGCTGGTAGGAATCGTCGGTCCAGGGGAATGCCTCTGCCCCAATATTTATCACTGACTTCTGATTTTCGGATGCCCAATGCTCATTTCCGAACAGGTCGGTCCAGTTCACATCGGTAGCCATGGGGTCACCCACCGTTTTCTCGCCATTCAGAACATACATATACTCATAACTGCCGGCTTCCAGCGGAAGGTTGAGCCAATAGATTTCCTGAGCCGGATCATATTTCATAAGACCGGAATCGGCATCCCAGTCATTAAAATCTCCAATAAGGGAAACGAACATCTTGCCTGGTGCCAGCAAAGCAAAGGTAATGGTGCCATCCAGACGATCATGCACCCCCAAAAAATCAAATGGGGGAAAAGCATCCTCAACGACTTCAGGAATTTTCCAGACTGTCTTGATATCCATCATAACCCGTCCATTGTCACGCCGAGCATAAGCAACCAACTCGTGCCGCCCATAGCTGAGCAAACCAGTATTGGTAGTGAATTCAAAATCACCGCCACCGGAAATATAGCGTGTGTTGCCATCCAACAGGACTTCGACATAATTTGCATCCTGGGTCTCGATCTGAATCAATTGTTCATCATCCAGAACATGATCATTTTCAATATTGGTCATATTGATCAGCGGATCGTTCACACCCGGTTCATAACTAATGGGAAAGTGATAATCCCCGGAACCGGTTCCCTCCCAGCTACCGTCATCCCAGTGAAATACAAAATCGACCATAGCCACTGCCTGATGTGGATCATTAAAAGGGCCAATATCAACCCAATAGACATCGTTTGAATCGGGTCCCAGCAAAGTACTTTCTACTGATAAGCCTGGATCACCATCAACCGTATTCTCGGGTTGATAGGCTGGAAGTGGTGCGATCCATGAATTAACACCCCACCATAGATTTCCTGATCCATCATGCTGTTTGCTGATCCGGATCGTGTCATTAGGACCGGGAAACATGGGTTCCCAGATTCCTGGAACATTCACTGAAATATGAAAATCGATCCCTTCACCACCATTGTTGTCCCAGTTTCCTTCACCATCTTGAAAAACAAAATCCAGGATATCCGCATCTTCCGGGATAGCATAGTGATACATCCACCAACCCTCCGATTGCGCGGTCATGGGAAGGTCATCTACATTGGTCCAACCATTGTAGCCAAGATGGATCAAAACTTGAGCAGGATCATCAGGCAACGCTCCATTAATGGTGTTATAGTAGATATCAACAGTGCCCCCCTGGACAATGGCTACAGGTTCCCAGAACATCACATCGTTCTGAGCATATCCGGCAAGACCTGTAAAAAGAGCAATTATCATAAATACATATTTTTTCATTGGATAACTCCAAAATTTTTAGGTAGAAGTGACAGTGTACTATCCTGGTTTAAGGTTAGCTCGCCCAGCAGGATAGAGTCCATACCGATGGCCGAAAATTTAAAAGTATCTGCTGAGAAATTAAAGAAACTTAACAGTGGGCCATGCTTATAAGCCATGATCTGTCGTTCATTATCAGCTATGATCATTTGAAAACTTGAGGATGAGGTAAGCTGCTCTTTACGAAGCTTGATGATCCGGGACATTTTGTCTGATAACCCCTGGTCACCTTCGGCCCAGTCAACTGGTTCTTTCTCAAATAAACCGGGTTTACGGGTGGCTCCCACCTCCTGTCCGGCATAAATCAAGGGACTCCCCTGCATCAGTGCCACAAAAGCCCAAGCCGTCAAATTAAGATCGGTGTCAGCGATCACTCCCTGTGACCGTTCTTTATCGTGATTCTCTGTAAAACGCATCCGGAGAGCACCCTGAGGATATTGGTATTGTTCCATTTCGTAGGATCGTTTGACCTCAGAGGGGTCGGCATTTCCCAGGGCAAGCTGGGTGATCCCATCCCACATATTCCAGGAATAGGTCATGTCGTGTCCATTGAGGTGCAATTCAGGTCTGGCACCTTCTGCTAGAAAAAAGACCTCTGGTTTGATCTGTTGACAGGCTGACTTTGCAGCGGACCAAAAATCGTTTGGCACCAGTTCAGCTACATCAAAACGATAACCATCAATATCCGTTTCTGCGATCCACCAGGTCAGCATTTCGAGCATGTACTGGCGTAGCTCCTGATTGTCATAATTGAAGTCTGCTACATCGGACCAGTCCGCATTAGGTGAAACAATCTCACCCTGCTCGTTGTGAGTGTACCAAACGGGATGATCAGTAAGCAACTCATTGTCCCAAGCACTATGATTCATGACAAAATCGAGGATGAGTTGCATATCCCGCTTATGAATCTCTTCTACCAGATTCTTGAAATCTGCCAATGATCCAAAATCAGGATTGACGGCATAGTAATCCTGGACTGAATAGGGACTTCCCAGACTCCCCTTGGCTTTTTCCTGACCCAAAGGATGTACTGGCATAAGCCAAATAATATCGACACCTAAAGCTTTGATCCGATCCAGATCTTTGGTCACAGCCTGAAAGGTTCCCGACTCTGAATGCTGACGAACAAATATTTCGTATAAAACAGCATTTTGCGCCCATTCCGGGGCGGGTGGAGCAGAATGTTTACTTGCCTCAGACCTGAGCAAATCAACTTCCTCCTGATAGGGTTCCAAATAGACAGCCCCGTTGATCCCACCAGGACCACCAGTATCTTCAATTCTTAGCACCAATTGGTGAACTAATCCATCTTCAAGCTTATTGCCAATATCGAAATAAAATTTGATGCCATATCCCATTTGTTTACCAAAGAGACGACCGTCCAGCCAGATAACAGCGTTGTCGTCAATGGACTCAAAAACCAGAGCCAGATGGTACCCTGCTGGTATATTTTCAGCCTGAATCTCAGTAGAGTACCAGGCGAAACCGTCGTAATCATTGTCTGCCCAACTCCCGGGCACAGCGGTCATTTCCCAATCAGACCGGTCATGGTCATTATCAAACCACCCAGATCTCAGACCAACCCGCTCCGGGTCATATTTCAAACCCCACTGAGCATTCAGAAATTGTTTTTCAGTTGTAATTGATTCACATCCAATGGTGCCTACCAGCATGAGCGCAATGAATATGGTTAACAAAGAAATGTGAAAGTGATTGGGAATGAATCGTTTATCATAAAACCGATATTGTTTGTCTTCCCGAGTAACCATGGGGAGTGCGGCGATCTCAAAGTTGAGATTGCTTCGTCGTTTCACTTCTCGCAAAGAGGAGATTATGACTCTTTCTACAGACTGAAATGTTGTTTTTAGCTGGTATGACTGATTTCGAAAAGTCAATACGGCATGATGAAGATTTTTCATGTGAAGCTTTAACATAGAACTAACCTTTTACCGAGCCTATGGTTAGGCCGCCAATTAAATATTTTGTTAAAAAGAGAAACAGAGCAATAGCCGGAATGGAGACAATCATGGCACCGGCTGCATACAAACCCCATTCCGTGGTCATATTTGCCTGGAATGATTTCAGGCCAATAGGCAGGGTGAACATGTCTTCGTACCACAGCACCTGAGCCGCCACTATATATTCGGTCCAGGCGGACATAAAAGAGAATAACGCAGTAATAACCAGGGCGGGTGATGCCAGGGGTAGAATGATCTTGTAGAAAGCCATAAAGCGGCTGGCTCCATCAATACGGGCAGCCTCTTCCAGTGAATAGGGAATCGTATCATAGTAGCCCTTCATTTGCCAGACGCAAAAAGGTAAAGCGGTGGAAGAATAGATCACAATCAGACCCAGGTAGGTATTGATGAGATGGAGATTGGAAAGCATGATGAACAGGGGTAGCAACAGCATGGTTGCTGGAAACATTTGGGTCACCAGCAAGCTGAGCAGACTGGCCTCCCGACCGGGAAACCGAAAGCGAGAAAGGGCATAACCTGCTGTGGAAGCCAAAGCCACACCGGTAATGACCACTGTGACAGTCACCAGAATTGAGTTCCAAATCCAGGTGCCCAGCGGGTGTTCTGTAAATATCCTGATGTAATTATCAAAGGTCCAATCATCTGGAATAATCGAGAGGCTCTCGTTCAGTAGATTATCTCCTGGTCGAATAGAAATGGTGATCACCCTGAGAATAGGATAAATGGACCAGGCTACGGCTACCAGCAACAGGCTGTAGATCATGATGTACTGAAGGGGTGTTGTCTTTTTCATATTTGATAACCAGTCTTTTTAACGTCAGAACGTGCTATTAAT
This is a stretch of genomic DNA from Candidatus Neomarinimicrobiota bacterium. It encodes these proteins:
- a CDS encoding alpha-amylase family glycosyl hydrolase is translated as MKKYVFMIIALFTGLAGYAQNDVMFWEPVAIVQGGTVDIYYNTINGALPDDPAQVLIHLGYNGWTNVDDLPMTAQSEGWWMYHYAIPEDADILDFVFQDGEGNWDNNGGEGIDFHISVNVPGIWEPMFPGPNDTIRISKQHDGSGNLWWGVNSWIAPLPAYQPENTVDGDPGLSVESTLLGPDSNDVYWVDIGPFNDPHQAVAMVDFVFHWDDGSWEGTGSGDYHFPISYEPGVNDPLINMTNIENDHVLDDEQLIQIETQDANYVEVLLDGNTRYISGGGDFEFTTNTGLLSYGRHELVAYARRDNGRVMMDIKTVWKIPEVVEDAFPPFDFLGVHDRLDGTITFALLAPGKMFVSLIGDFNDWDADSGLMKYDPAQEIYWLNLPLEAGSYEYMYVLNGEKTVGDPMATDVNWTDLFGNEHWASENQKSVINIGAEAFPWTDDSYQRPAMKDLIIYETLIRDFTESGDIEGMTAKLDYLADLGINAIELLPPTEFSGDNSWGYNPAFFMALESSYGTPEQMKIFVNEAHARGISVLVDLVFNHADGTSPYEQMYGNDYEHSPYMHAEGNAWGFPDFDHGRTGTRVLTARTVRHWISEYHVDGYRYDHTPGIGWSGASDFGVSYFSNQAYLEDNEVVQIAEHFDSDIGSLIFTTHIRSHWHDAFHDQMKANLRQGDFEGSHWWDMDKTERGIDYSADGFQDGEACVNYVESHDEQRIIFEVQTNGLSYEQALNKAELAAQVLFTSTGIPMFYMGAELGMDTERTLSHNPVRWHYLEDPVLETLWFKYQEMIWLRQNYAALRSNNIDVVFKSNAQKVIVHHRTLDGAPGVVVAINFNSSDQVLDLEFPWAGTWYEYTQDDTLTIESNYYGSYTIPASSARIFTNERYWVGVDQAVNLPLEFALHAAFPNPFNPRTTLRFDLPEAALVGINIYDVRGREIWSTPESVTHYVAGSHEFSWNGVDQQGQSIAAGIYFIELRTPEFRQVQKVMLIK
- a CDS encoding alpha-amylase family glycosyl hydrolase, whose translation is MKRRSNLNFEIAALPMVTREDKQYRFYDKRFIPNHFHISLLTIFIALMLVGTIGCESITTEKQFLNAQWGLKYDPERVGLRSGWFDNDHDRSDWEMTAVPGSWADNDYDGFAWYSTEIQAENIPAGYHLALVFESIDDNAVIWLDGRLFGKQMGYGIKFYFDIGNKLEDGLVHQLVLRIEDTGGPGGINGAVYLEPYQEEVDLLRSEASKHSAPPAPEWAQNAVLYEIFVRQHSESGTFQAVTKDLDRIKALGVDIIWLMPVHPLGQEKAKGSLGSPYSVQDYYAVNPDFGSLADFKNLVEEIHKRDMQLILDFVMNHSAWDNELLTDHPVWYTHNEQGEIVSPNADWSDVADFNYDNQELRQYMLEMLTWWIAETDIDGYRFDVAELVPNDFWSAAKSACQQIKPEVFFLAEGARPELHLNGHDMTYSWNMWDGITQLALGNADPSEVKRSYEMEQYQYPQGALRMRFTENHDKERSQGVIADTDLNLTAWAFVALMQGSPLIYAGQEVGATRKPGLFEKEPVDWAEGDQGLSDKMSRIIKLRKEQLTSSSSFQMIIADNERQIMAYKHGPLLSFFNFSADTFKFSAIGMDSILLGELTLNQDSTLSLLPKNFGVIQ
- a CDS encoding sugar ABC transporter permease, yielding MKKTTPLQYIMIYSLLLVAVAWSIYPILRVITISIRPGDNLLNESLSIIPDDWTFDNYIRIFTEHPLGTWIWNSILVTVTVVITGVALASTAGYALSRFRFPGREASLLSLLVTQMFPATMLLLPLFIMLSNLHLINTYLGLIVIYSSTALPFCVWQMKGYYDTIPYSLEEAARIDGASRFMAFYKIILPLASPALVITALFSFMSAWTEYIVAAQVLWYEDMFTLPIGLKSFQANMTTEWGLYAAGAMIVSIPAIALFLFLTKYLIGGLTIGSVKG